A genomic stretch from Edaphobacter aggregans includes:
- a CDS encoding class I SAM-dependent methyltransferase, with amino-acid sequence MGSIENRASSETSCWVFPSDLQSVVIAVVEEAMASLNPVPLIDEAKLNAFMGRAVQDMGAAMHASLVVIGDKLGLYKAMAGAGPLTPAQLAAKAHTDERYTREWLNANAASGYVDYDAATKTYTLLPEQAFALAQEDSPAFLPGAFQIIEALTRDEPKITEAFRTGRGVGWHEHDPEMFQGTERFFRPNYAANLISQWLPSLTGVVEKLKAGGRVADVGCGHGSSTILMAKEFPKSTFFGFDYHAPSIEWARRTAKEAGVGDRITFAVASAKEFPGNDYDLVTFFDCLHDMGDPVGASDHVRSTLSSEGSWMIVEPFANDNVEDNLNPVGRVFYSASTLVCTPASRSQEVGLALGAQAGEARMRDVVLSGGFTQFRRASQTPFNLVFEARL; translated from the coding sequence ATGGGGAGCATTGAAAACCGGGCGTCGTCTGAAACTAGCTGCTGGGTATTTCCCAGCGATCTGCAGTCGGTTGTTATTGCAGTAGTGGAGGAAGCTATGGCCAGCCTGAATCCTGTCCCCCTCATTGATGAAGCGAAACTCAACGCCTTTATGGGCCGTGCCGTGCAGGATATGGGTGCGGCGATGCACGCGTCGCTGGTGGTTATCGGCGACAAGCTTGGCCTTTATAAGGCTATGGCTGGAGCCGGTCCACTGACGCCGGCGCAGCTTGCCGCAAAAGCCCATACCGACGAACGCTACACACGCGAGTGGCTCAACGCCAATGCAGCCAGCGGCTATGTGGACTACGATGCCGCAACGAAGACCTACACGCTGCTTCCGGAGCAAGCCTTTGCGCTTGCTCAGGAGGACAGCCCCGCTTTTCTGCCGGGAGCATTCCAGATCATCGAAGCACTGACGCGCGATGAGCCGAAGATCACCGAGGCGTTCCGCACGGGGCGCGGCGTTGGCTGGCATGAGCATGATCCGGAGATGTTCCAGGGGACGGAGCGATTCTTCCGTCCTAACTATGCCGCCAACCTGATCTCGCAGTGGCTGCCTTCGCTGACTGGGGTCGTCGAGAAGCTCAAAGCTGGCGGGCGCGTCGCCGATGTTGGCTGCGGGCATGGTTCTTCGACGATCCTGATGGCGAAGGAATTTCCGAAATCGACGTTCTTCGGCTTCGACTACCACGCACCCTCGATCGAGTGGGCGAGACGCACTGCCAAGGAGGCCGGGGTCGGCGACCGCATTACGTTTGCCGTCGCGTCAGCGAAGGAATTCCCGGGCAACGACTACGATCTCGTCACGTTCTTCGACTGCCTGCATGACATGGGGGATCCGGTGGGTGCGTCCGATCATGTTCGAAGCACTCTGTCGTCAGAGGGAAGCTGGATGATTGTTGAGCCCTTCGCGAACGACAATGTCGAAGACAACCTGAACCCGGTTGGCCGTGTGTTCTATTCAGCGTCCACGCTGGTGTGCACACCGGCTTCACGGTCGCAGGAGGTTGGGCTCGCGCTTGGCGCTCAGGCGGGTGAGGCGCGCATGAGGGACGTGGTTCTTAGTGGAGGCTTTACGCAGTTTCGACGCGCCAGCCAGACTCCGTTCAATCTTGTATTCGAGGCCCGACTTTGA
- a CDS encoding tetratricopeptide repeat protein, whose translation MSIRFKRCGTFFIFTLIYAVTLWGQPAGNGTVGNESLRQHYDNAQALQRTGKLNEAAEHYRAFLADALGELAIGYGLVQDYTHAAPLFDEALILEPGSPSLLLDYARTALALGDLAHAKTLATEFIQKYPGDRGRLAQAHKVLGHTLRKLNQDQEARKELEAAVALDPTFSNGYDLAVTCLDLEDEKCAVQIFDEMEKSFGDTAEIHMTFGRAYGDSDFQSRAVTEFRRAIEENPNLPGVHYLLAAALLTAGNVENPLDTAEAELKKELAISPRDSMAYAALGKIEVGRNNYAEAETYLKKAISLEPRSPDAYLYLGQMYFNMNRFADAETALRQSIRLTTDVSQNRYQVQKAHFLLGRILMQQGQQQAAHAEMDISRDLANKTLTQDKTKLAGLLNPTGSQDAQVPAAEARAASPRRAPTGDALTPRSVESMREQLRLPVADSYNNLGAIAATNNDYSDAVTYFKRAALWNPSLEGLDYNLGRAAFAGLQFADAIMPLTRYLKSHTDDAGARSVLAISQFMIGNYPGCIEALEPVIGKTDLAPQAEYVYAESMIKTGRIAPGAERLAALEKLHPEIPDVHRALGEALSQQGKKQQALEELRTAIQLSPRDADSHYDLGKMEFESGDTAAAIPELEAATKLLPNSEKFHQQLADAYTAALRPADAQKEIETCNLLRARVQSSPSSHQVAAPEQ comes from the coding sequence ATGTCCATCCGATTCAAACGTTGCGGCACATTCTTTATTTTCACGTTGATTTATGCTGTGACCCTTTGGGGCCAGCCTGCGGGCAATGGAACGGTCGGCAACGAATCGTTGCGGCAGCACTACGACAACGCCCAGGCGTTGCAACGGACGGGCAAGCTCAACGAGGCAGCGGAGCACTACCGCGCTTTTCTTGCAGATGCGCTTGGCGAGTTAGCGATCGGGTATGGTCTGGTGCAGGATTACACGCACGCAGCTCCATTATTCGATGAGGCTCTGATTTTGGAGCCCGGTTCTCCGTCTCTGCTTCTCGACTATGCGCGAACGGCGCTAGCGCTGGGTGATCTTGCCCATGCAAAGACGCTGGCGACGGAATTCATACAGAAATATCCGGGTGATCGTGGGAGGCTCGCTCAGGCACATAAGGTGCTGGGACACACACTTCGAAAACTAAACCAGGATCAGGAAGCAAGGAAAGAACTGGAAGCAGCCGTGGCGTTAGATCCGACTTTTTCCAACGGTTACGACCTGGCCGTGACATGTCTCGATTTGGAAGATGAAAAGTGCGCTGTGCAGATCTTCGACGAGATGGAGAAATCGTTTGGGGACACGGCGGAAATCCACATGACGTTCGGCCGCGCGTACGGCGACTCTGATTTCCAATCGAGAGCAGTAACCGAATTCCGACGGGCCATCGAGGAAAACCCAAATTTGCCAGGCGTGCACTATCTGCTCGCAGCAGCCTTGTTGACGGCTGGTAACGTGGAAAATCCTTTGGATACCGCGGAAGCAGAATTGAAAAAAGAACTGGCAATTTCTCCGCGCGATTCCATGGCGTATGCGGCGCTCGGCAAGATTGAGGTAGGTCGCAATAACTACGCTGAAGCAGAAACATATCTGAAAAAGGCGATCTCACTTGAACCACGAAGTCCTGACGCCTATCTCTATCTTGGGCAGATGTATTTCAACATGAATCGTTTCGCGGATGCAGAAACGGCTCTTCGTCAATCCATCCGTCTTACAACGGATGTTTCGCAGAATCGATATCAGGTTCAGAAAGCGCACTTCCTTCTGGGCCGAATTCTGATGCAGCAAGGGCAGCAGCAGGCAGCACATGCCGAGATGGATATTTCACGCGATCTGGCCAACAAAACGCTCACGCAGGATAAAACCAAGCTGGCAGGACTGCTGAACCCAACGGGGTCTCAGGATGCTCAAGTACCCGCGGCAGAAGCCAGGGCAGCGTCTCCCCGCCGTGCGCCAACGGGGGATGCGCTGACGCCGCGCAGTGTCGAATCAATGAGAGAGCAGCTCAGACTCCCCGTGGCCGACAGCTATAACAATCTCGGCGCTATCGCGGCAACCAACAACGACTATTCGGACGCAGTCACCTACTTTAAGCGTGCCGCCTTGTGGAATCCGTCGCTCGAAGGACTCGACTATAACTTGGGGCGAGCGGCATTTGCGGGATTGCAATTTGCGGATGCCATCATGCCGCTAACGCGTTACCTGAAGTCGCACACGGATGACGCCGGTGCCCGCAGCGTCCTGGCCATCAGCCAGTTCATGATAGGAAACTATCCCGGTTGCATCGAAGCGCTGGAGCCCGTGATCGGAAAAACTGACCTTGCTCCACAGGCAGAGTATGTCTACGCCGAGTCGATGATCAAGACTGGGCGAATCGCCCCTGGCGCAGAGCGGCTGGCTGCGCTGGAGAAGTTGCATCCAGAAATTCCTGATGTACATCGCGCCTTGGGAGAAGCATTGAGTCAGCAGGGAAAGAAGCAGCAGGCGCTCGAAGAACTTCGCACTGCTATTCAGCTAAGCCCACGTGATGCTGATTCGCATTACGATCTCGGCAAGATGGAGTTTGAAAGCGGGGACACGGCCGCAGCCATTCCCGAACTTGAGGCGGCGACGAAGCTGTTGCCGAACAGCGAGAAATTCCATCAGCAACTGGCTGATGCTTACACTGCGGCTCTTCGGCCAGCAGACGCACAGAAAGAGATAGAGACCTGTAACCTGCTTCGGGCGCGAGTTCAAAGTAGCCCCTCGTCACACCAGGTTGCCGCTCCCGAGCAATAA
- a CDS encoding carboxypeptidase-like regulatory domain-containing protein has protein sequence MRRIIPLIAVAFLLSSTSLIHAQTTAQLTGIVQDASGSVIPGAEITLTDESTGTTRVVETNRQGLYAFPALVPATYSVKVNAKGFQPKEITGIMLHAGDVRAVPAISLAVGSESTTVTVEATGDMIPTDNGARTNVLDSRQIENLVLVGRDTTELLKVLPGATTVSSGLTQNSPMYNDLNVSVQQSAIGNGININGAVNRGGTALLADGANIIDPGNMASSVSIVNPEMTSEVSVQASNFGADTAFGPVVVSTISKSGGNRYHGEAYFDARNSVLNANDWQSNHQGIAQGPQHYYYPGGNFGGPVPGTKSTLFFWGGFEKWLQNQGNSNVLKSYIPSPEMMAGDFTTDNPDNTTLCPNGFYATPTSSYPQGAWCGDLSGTVFPDGSSIPTNNSTAPNSGNKIPAQFIDPGGAALAKIWPKANANPATTPGGFNYVQPIPNLNNGWIYRFRIDYQWGPNTKIYGSYQQAYDSQLAQGNGAHLYWTPGNAIPYPGGGMSEAFRGKSLAGHFVHNFNATTTNDFMAAWAFGDFPFVQPDPSAAYRSTLGYPYGKVFQTTSLNIPAYSSAGTASFPDFSQASIFDNPPGQYAVRKEAPQFSNTLTKIWGAHTVKMGAFTQNTDNYQSTFSTFQDGSLTIRAGQNPNVFTGRPLGSPQNPVANFTMGILSGYSENDSSPIADTAYQATAFFVSDNWRATKHLTLELGARVEHIGHWYDRQHIGMAVFYPDRVLSDFNSGKYAPGYYWHAIDAGVPLSGQPNRFAYFNPRLGFSYDLYGNGNTMVRGGWGSYRFVTQVNDVSAPLVTAQHVLSYNSPGSKTVMLSQLNQLAYVPCTSQCTSGTQTGFDPGDYGQPLTFAYNLTIDQRVKWNSVVDVAYVGSSTSQLPDNSEGIEGSNYAAIADQNKTPLGAFFKPDPVTGVLSTNPENLGTNPNGSTGTPTGNQASHYHPYGFAYGTASANMNRSIAYTNYNALQVAWIKTTGRLGYNLNATWSKTLGTGLQANPFDIHLDYGPTSTDRPIVFNASYYYQTGKLNAFNPFVNGLLGGWTISGISTWQGGGYIPAALGNGVPNFGLGLTYTGLPANAKAQGITTGIGTATYFGTDAPVPIMPVLTCDPTANLGHYQRLNGNCFIAPPVGQQGGQNYPYMSAGAYFNHDLAIYRSFHIHESQQIQFRASAFNWLNHPLPGYSSLTPLTLAYTVDYASKAITRNYNTSTFGVMDNKTGAPYQRIIELNVKYFF, from the coding sequence GTGCGGCGGATTATTCCACTTATCGCGGTCGCGTTCTTACTTTCGTCCACGTCCCTGATCCACGCACAAACCACAGCTCAGTTGACGGGTATCGTGCAGGATGCCTCGGGTAGCGTAATTCCCGGAGCCGAGATAACGCTGACTGACGAATCGACCGGAACTACGCGCGTCGTAGAAACGAATCGCCAGGGATTGTATGCCTTTCCCGCGCTCGTACCGGCCACCTACAGTGTGAAGGTCAACGCGAAAGGTTTCCAGCCTAAGGAAATCACTGGAATTATGCTGCACGCCGGAGATGTGCGCGCCGTCCCTGCGATTTCGCTGGCTGTGGGCTCTGAGTCAACGACGGTCACAGTCGAAGCTACCGGCGACATGATTCCCACGGACAACGGGGCACGCACCAACGTCCTGGACTCCAGACAGATCGAGAACCTGGTTCTTGTCGGCCGCGACACCACCGAGCTGCTGAAAGTGCTGCCGGGCGCGACAACAGTCTCCTCCGGCCTGACCCAGAACAGTCCGATGTACAACGATCTAAACGTGTCTGTTCAGCAAAGTGCGATCGGTAACGGCATCAATATTAACGGTGCAGTGAATCGCGGTGGTACGGCGTTGCTGGCTGACGGAGCCAACATCATTGACCCAGGCAACATGGCGTCTTCGGTCTCGATCGTCAACCCGGAAATGACCTCGGAGGTCAGCGTACAGGCGTCGAACTTCGGTGCTGACACTGCGTTTGGACCGGTGGTTGTGAGTACCATCAGTAAATCGGGAGGCAATCGGTATCACGGTGAAGCCTACTTCGACGCGCGGAACAGTGTTCTGAACGCGAACGATTGGCAGAGCAATCATCAGGGAATCGCGCAGGGACCTCAGCACTATTACTATCCTGGCGGTAACTTTGGCGGTCCGGTTCCGGGCACCAAGAGTACGCTGTTCTTCTGGGGCGGTTTCGAAAAGTGGTTGCAAAACCAGGGCAACTCGAACGTGTTGAAATCGTACATTCCCTCTCCGGAGATGATGGCCGGGGATTTCACCACTGATAACCCGGATAACACGACCCTTTGCCCCAACGGATTTTATGCGACTCCAACCTCCAGCTATCCCCAGGGTGCATGGTGCGGCGATCTTTCCGGAACGGTCTTCCCGGACGGCAGCAGCATTCCTACCAACAACTCCACTGCTCCAAACTCCGGTAATAAGATACCTGCTCAATTTATCGATCCTGGTGGAGCGGCGCTGGCCAAAATCTGGCCCAAGGCAAATGCGAACCCCGCTACCACTCCGGGAGGCTTCAACTACGTTCAGCCCATCCCAAACCTGAACAACGGGTGGATCTATCGCTTCCGGATTGACTATCAATGGGGGCCAAATACGAAGATCTACGGGTCTTACCAGCAGGCATACGATTCGCAGCTGGCGCAGGGTAATGGCGCGCACCTCTACTGGACGCCGGGTAACGCCATCCCGTACCCAGGCGGCGGCATGTCAGAGGCCTTCCGGGGCAAATCGCTGGCCGGCCACTTTGTACACAACTTCAATGCCACAACCACCAACGACTTCATGGCGGCATGGGCGTTCGGGGACTTCCCCTTTGTCCAGCCGGATCCATCGGCGGCCTACCGGAGCACATTGGGCTATCCCTACGGCAAGGTCTTTCAGACCACCTCTCTCAACATCCCTGCTTACAGCAGCGCCGGGACAGCCAGCTTCCCGGACTTCTCGCAGGCTTCAATCTTTGACAACCCTCCGGGTCAGTATGCAGTCCGCAAGGAAGCCCCACAGTTCAGTAATACGCTGACCAAGATTTGGGGCGCTCACACGGTGAAAATGGGCGCATTCACGCAGAACACCGATAACTACCAGAGCACCTTCAGCACTTTCCAGGATGGATCCCTCACCATTCGCGCGGGTCAGAATCCGAATGTCTTTACGGGACGCCCACTTGGCTCGCCGCAGAACCCCGTGGCTAACTTCACCATGGGCATACTGTCGGGCTACAGCGAAAACGATTCATCTCCCATTGCCGATACTGCCTACCAGGCGACGGCGTTTTTCGTCTCCGACAACTGGAGAGCAACCAAACATCTAACCCTTGAGCTAGGCGCGCGTGTCGAGCACATCGGCCACTGGTATGACCGTCAACACATTGGCATGGCGGTCTTCTATCCTGATCGCGTCTTGTCTGACTTCAACAGCGGCAAATACGCTCCAGGCTATTACTGGCATGCCATCGATGCGGGCGTTCCGCTGAGCGGTCAGCCGAACCGCTTCGCCTATTTCAACCCACGATTGGGCTTTTCCTACGATCTCTACGGGAACGGCAACACCATGGTTCGCGGCGGATGGGGCTCCTACCGTTTCGTCACCCAAGTCAACGACGTCTCGGCGCCGCTAGTGACCGCGCAGCACGTCCTGAGCTACAACTCGCCTGGTTCGAAGACGGTTATGCTTTCGCAGCTCAATCAGTTAGCCTATGTGCCGTGTACCTCTCAGTGCACAAGCGGAACACAGACGGGCTTCGACCCGGGCGACTACGGCCAGCCGCTCACCTTTGCCTACAATCTCACGATCGACCAGAGAGTGAAGTGGAATTCCGTAGTCGATGTAGCCTATGTCGGAAGCAGCACCAGCCAGCTTCCTGACAATAGCGAGGGCATTGAAGGCAGCAACTATGCCGCAATCGCTGATCAGAACAAGACACCGCTTGGAGCCTTCTTCAAGCCCGATCCCGTCACCGGTGTGCTGTCCACCAATCCGGAAAACCTGGGAACGAATCCTAACGGCTCCACCGGCACTCCGACAGGAAACCAGGCGTCACATTATCACCCCTACGGCTTCGCGTACGGAACCGCTTCCGCCAATATGAATCGCAGTATCGCTTACACCAACTACAACGCTCTGCAGGTAGCTTGGATCAAGACGACCGGCAGGCTCGGCTACAACCTGAACGCCACGTGGTCGAAGACGCTGGGCACGGGGCTGCAGGCGAATCCGTTTGATATCCACCTGGACTACGGCCCGACCTCCACGGATCGGCCGATTGTTTTCAATGCCAGCTACTATTACCAGACCGGAAAACTCAATGCCTTCAATCCGTTTGTCAACGGGCTGCTTGGAGGATGGACGATCTCCGGCATCTCCACGTGGCAGGGTGGCGGGTACATTCCCGCTGCGCTTGGAAACGGTGTGCCAAACTTCGGCCTCGGGCTAACGTACACCGGTCTGCCGGCAAATGCGAAGGCGCAGGGTATCACCACCGGCATCGGCACTGCTACGTACTTTGGTACGGATGCTCCTGTCCCGATCATGCCCGTGCTGACCTGCGACCCAACAGCCAACCTTGGCCACTACCAACGCCTGAATGGGAACTGCTTTATAGCGCCACCGGTAGGGCAGCAGGGCGGTCAGAATTACCCCTACATGAGCGCCGGGGCCTATTTCAATCACGATCTGGCAATTTACAGGTCTTTCCATATTCATGAGAGCCAGCAAATCCAATTCCGTGCCAGCGCCTTTAACTGGCTGAACCACCCGTTACCGGGTTACAGCTCGCTGACACCGCTCACGTTGGCTTACACCGTGGACTATGCCAGCAAAGCCATCACGCGGAACTACAACACCAGCACCTTCGGTGTTATGGACAACAAGACGGGTGCTCCCTACCAGCGCATTATTGAATTGAACGTGAAGTACTTCTTCTAG